A stretch of Microcoleus sp. FACHB-68 DNA encodes these proteins:
- a CDS encoding WD40 repeat domain-containing protein, with the protein MIDLQQDNQSMCTHTLTGHSDGVKSVLISPDGQTLISGGEDGTIKLWQLHTGELLRTLTGHTYGVKSLAISPNGQTLVSGGGDGTIKLWKLPAAELIRTLIAGYSRLDSGWMPVAISPDGQIVASHSSSYSQTIKLWQLDTGDLIGTLTGHAGSVKSFAFSPDGQTLASDGADNTIRLWHLNTEEQINTLAGHTGGIYSIAISPDGQTLVSGGVDQVLKIWNLHTGKLVRTLSGHSYSVNSVVISPNGQLLASGGYDGIIKVRQLATGKRLQIFSGHSGSVNSVAVSPDAQILVSASADKTIKIWQIAP; encoded by the coding sequence ATGATCGATTTGCAGCAAGACAACCAGAGTATGTGTACGCACACCCTTACAGGTCATTCTGATGGGGTTAAGTCCGTCCTGATCAGCCCGGATGGGCAAACCTTGATCAGTGGGGGGGAAGACGGCACGATCAAGCTGTGGCAGCTACACACCGGCGAACTGCTTCGCACCCTCACCGGACACACCTACGGGGTAAAGTCACTGGCAATTAGCCCTAACGGACAAACGTTGGTGAGTGGGGGGGGCGATGGCACGATTAAGTTGTGGAAACTGCCGGCTGCTGAATTAATTCGCACCCTAATTGCCGGTTACTCTCGCTTAGATTCTGGCTGGATGCCGGTGGCTATCAGTCCCGACGGTCAAATTGTGGCAAGTCATAGCAGCAGCTACAGCCAGACGATCAAGTTGTGGCAGCTAGACACCGGCGATTTGATTGGCACTCTAACCGGCCATGCCGGCTCTGTAAAGTCCTTTGCCTTCAGCCCAGATGGCCAAACCCTCGCCAGTGATGGGGCAGATAACACGATTCGACTCTGGCATCTGAACACTGAAGAACAGATTAATACGCTTGCCGGTCACACCGGCGGGATTTATTCGATCGCGATTAGCCCCGATGGCCAGACTTTGGTCAGTGGCGGCGTTGATCAAGTCCTGAAGATTTGGAATTTGCACACCGGCAAACTGGTACGCACCCTTTCCGGGCACTCTTACTCAGTTAATTCGGTTGTGATTAGCCCAAATGGGCAACTGCTGGCTAGTGGCGGTTATGACGGAATTATTAAAGTCCGCCAGCTGGCAACTGGAAAACGGCTGCAGATTTTTTCAGGTCATTCGGGTTCTGTAAATTCTGTAGCGGTCAGTCCGGATGCTCAAATTCTGGTCAGTGCAAGTGCTGACAAGACGATTAAAATTTGGCAGATCGCACCCTAG
- a CDS encoding DUF3593 domain-containing protein produces MISKETLFAVSLFPYLGFLWFVTRSGQMPRLALIGFYMTLVFVAVTIPAGIYAKVVYHESLANIDWLHGSAEVFLTLSNILVVLGFRQAILDSRQSLK; encoded by the coding sequence ATGATTTCTAAAGAAACTTTGTTTGCTGTGTCCTTGTTTCCTTACCTGGGATTCTTGTGGTTTGTCACCCGTTCAGGGCAAATGCCCCGGCTGGCGCTGATCGGGTTTTACATGACTTTGGTTTTTGTTGCCGTTACCATTCCCGCCGGCATTTATGCCAAAGTTGTTTATCACGAGTCTTTAGCGAATATAGATTGGTTGCATGGCAGTGCGGAAGTGTTCTTAACCCTGTCAAATATCTTGGTTGTGCTAGGCTTTCGGCAAGCTATACTTGACAGCCGGCAGTCATTAAAATAG
- a CDS encoding DUF2499 domain-containing protein, with product MHALSIPTWIIHVSSVIEWIAAIWLIWTYGEVTGNRAWWALSLAMLPALISAMCACTWHFFDNPESLEWLVTLQAAMTVVNNCTLCIAGWLIWRTGDAAGNQQQLEQEKGSRPSTTPKEFEG from the coding sequence ATGCACGCGCTTTCGATTCCCACTTGGATTATTCACGTTTCCAGCGTCATTGAGTGGATTGCAGCCATTTGGCTAATTTGGACGTATGGCGAAGTTACCGGCAACCGGGCTTGGTGGGCGCTGTCTTTAGCGATGCTGCCGGCATTAATTAGCGCCATGTGCGCCTGTACTTGGCACTTTTTTGACAACCCAGAATCCTTAGAATGGCTTGTCACCCTACAAGCAGCGATGACAGTGGTGAATAACTGCACCCTCTGCATCGCCGGCTGGTTAATTTGGCGTACAGGAGACGCTGCCGGCAATCAACAGCAACTTGAACAAGAAAAGGGTTCTCGCCCTTCTACCACACCAAAGGAATTCGAGGGATGA
- the csaB gene encoding polysaccharide pyruvyl transferase CsaB: MGQIRAVCSGYYGKGNGGDEALLASLLQMLPADVTPVVLSGNPAQTRERYGVAAVDRMNARLVFAALRQSDVFIWGGGSLIQDVTSALSPVYYAGLMGLAQRLGLKTIAWAQGVGPLKRPLTRQMAKRAFAGCNVVSVRDRASAGLLLDWDIPCCMAPDPVWALDSSPVPGLWDLPAPRVAVTLRSHPQLTPARLQILTRALIDFQKATQTCILLIPFQASQDLAIAEFIQPQLAGSSHILRLEDPKQLKGVFRGVEMAIGMRLHSLIMAAAEECRCFALSYDPKVTQLMAELEMPGWELSQIPEDATLISKRWIEEYANGDPLSQGQIQSLVDRALIHQEVLRDAFQHF, encoded by the coding sequence ATGGGGCAGATTCGAGCAGTATGTAGCGGATATTATGGCAAAGGCAACGGCGGTGACGAAGCGCTGTTGGCGTCGCTGTTGCAAATGTTACCGGCTGATGTGACGCCGGTTGTTCTTTCTGGCAACCCGGCGCAAACCCGTGAACGCTATGGGGTGGCAGCCGTGGATCGGATGAACGCCCGGTTGGTATTTGCCGCCTTGCGCCAGTCTGATGTATTTATTTGGGGCGGCGGCAGTTTAATTCAAGATGTGACTAGCGCCCTCAGCCCGGTTTATTATGCCGGCTTGATGGGATTAGCGCAGCGCTTGGGTTTGAAAACGATTGCTTGGGCGCAAGGCGTTGGCCCCTTGAAGCGCCCCTTAACTCGCCAAATGGCAAAACGAGCCTTCGCCGGCTGCAACGTCGTCAGCGTCCGAGATCGCGCCTCTGCCGGCCTGCTGTTAGACTGGGATATTCCTTGCTGTATGGCACCCGATCCCGTCTGGGCGCTAGATTCATCGCCTGTGCCTGGTTTATGGGATTTGCCGGCCCCTAGAGTGGCTGTAACACTGCGATCGCATCCTCAACTCACCCCCGCACGATTGCAAATTCTCACTCGCGCCCTGATTGACTTCCAGAAAGCCACCCAAACTTGTATTCTCCTAATCCCATTTCAGGCTTCTCAAGATTTGGCAATCGCTGAATTCATTCAGCCGCAATTAGCCGGTTCTTCTCATATTCTCAGGCTGGAAGACCCCAAACAATTAAAAGGCGTGTTTCGGGGAGTAGAAATGGCAATCGGAATGCGCCTTCACAGCTTAATTATGGCGGCGGCGGAAGAGTGCCGGTGTTTTGCCCTTAGTTATGATCCCAAAGTGACTCAACTCATGGCAGAACTCGAAATGCCGGGATGGGAATTATCCCAAATCCCTGAAGACGCCACACTCATTAGCAAGCGTTGGATAGAAGAATATGCCAATGGCGATCCCCTTTCCCAAGGGCAGATTCAATCTTTGGTTGATCGGGCATTGATTCATCAAGAGGTTTTAAGAGATGCGTTTCAGCATTTCTAG
- the grxC gene encoding glutaredoxin 3: MLDFLNPVLGRHPERIKANVEIYTWQTCPYCIRAKLLLWWKGVNYTEYKIDGDGAARVKMAERADGRRSVPQIFINNQHIGGCDDLYQLDSQGQLEPLLTQQPAV, translated from the coding sequence ATGCTAGATTTTCTTAACCCTGTTCTTGGCCGGCATCCAGAACGCATCAAAGCCAATGTGGAAATCTACACTTGGCAAACTTGCCCCTATTGCATCCGCGCAAAACTATTACTTTGGTGGAAAGGTGTTAATTACACTGAATACAAAATTGATGGCGATGGCGCAGCCAGAGTTAAAATGGCTGAACGGGCGGATGGACGCCGCAGTGTGCCGCAGATTTTCATCAACAACCAACACATTGGTGGGTGTGATGATCTTTATCAGTTAGATAGTCAGGGACAGTTAGAACCCCTGCTAACTCAGCAACCGGCTGTTTAG
- the tadA gene encoding tRNA adenosine(34) deaminase TadA produces MLIDDPTYQIHRHWMSRALELAQAAGDAGEVPVGALIVDNAGTLIAEAQNRKERDKDPTAHAEILALRAAGQFLQTWHLNDCTLYVTLEPCPMCAGAIVHARLNLLVYGADDAKTGAIRTVANIPDSASSNHRLPVLAGILESACRQQLQSWFAQRRQQAKG; encoded by the coding sequence ATGCTAATTGATGATCCAACCTATCAGATTCACCGGCACTGGATGAGTCGCGCCTTAGAACTTGCACAAGCTGCCGGAGATGCCGGCGAGGTGCCGGTGGGGGCGTTAATTGTGGACAATGCCGGCACATTAATTGCAGAAGCGCAGAACCGTAAAGAGCGAGATAAAGATCCCACTGCTCATGCTGAAATTCTTGCCTTACGGGCTGCCGGCCAATTTTTGCAAACTTGGCATCTTAATGATTGCACGCTTTATGTCACCCTAGAACCGTGCCCCATGTGTGCCGGCGCGATTGTTCATGCAAGGTTAAATCTGCTCGTTTATGGGGCAGATGATGCCAAAACCGGCGCGATTCGCACAGTGGCAAATATACCAGACAGTGCGAGTTCTAATCATCGCTTGCCGGTGCTTGCCGGCATTTTAGAATCTGCTTGCCGGCAGCAATTGCAATCTTGGTTTGCCCAGCGCCGGCAACAAGCAAAAGGGTAA
- a CDS encoding NAD-binding protein has translation MYLIIVGAGPEGSRLVELALKDGHRVSIIEKDEKRAQAVPNLKPTVW, from the coding sequence ATGTACTTAATTATCGTAGGAGCCGGCCCGGAAGGCTCTCGCTTAGTCGAATTAGCGCTTAAAGATGGTCATCGGGTATCAATCATTGAGAAAGATGAGAAACGCGCTCAAGCAGTACCGAACCTGAAGCCAACCGTTTGGTAG
- a CDS encoding potassium transporter TrkG, which translates to MVEGAAILAVLWVGLLAAGVLILLHIVQPQYALSDVIFEAASALGSVGLSTGISHPDLHWLGKLILILFMWMGRLEIIPVLILFSCLLGSFNKLMGRL; encoded by the coding sequence TTGGTAGAAGGGGCGGCTATTTTGGCAGTGCTTTGGGTGGGGCTTTTGGCTGCCGGTGTTCTGATTTTGCTGCATATCGTACAGCCTCAGTACGCATTAAGCGATGTCATTTTTGAAGCGGCTTCTGCGTTGGGAAGTGTGGGTTTATCCACAGGAATTTCCCATCCCGATTTGCATTGGCTAGGCAAGCTTATCTTAATTTTATTTATGTGGATGGGCCGGCTGGAAATTATTCCTGTTCTGATTTTGTTTTCCTGTTTGCTGGGTTCGTTTAATAAATTGATGGGCCGGTTGTGA
- a CDS encoding protein-glutamate O-methyltransferase CheR: MNIHWLQFITMLSNNAVENSTKNHDFISVEERESFEAFLSYLWKNYGVNFTDYKRHSLMRRVGQRMKFVGISSYKDYIEYIKAYPEEPKALFEFLPVNYTHFFRDAETWDYIATQVIPQILDNKKSDDLIKVWSAGCASGEEVYTLAILLIEALGVEQFNQQVRIYGTDIDPEAIELARQGRYCKNKIMGVPPAFRERYFEKIDQNYIFRKELRQPIIFAQRSLLDDAPISKVDLLVCRNTLIYFNIRGQNRVLYRLHFGLKDTGFLVLGNQEKPNSGIDNIFFSTFSQKHRLYNKLSISYSAHQLIEAFQQRKPREL, from the coding sequence TTGAACATTCATTGGTTGCAATTCATCACCATGCTTTCAAATAATGCTGTTGAAAATTCAACAAAAAATCACGATTTTATATCTGTTGAAGAAAGAGAGTCTTTTGAAGCTTTTCTGAGCTACCTTTGGAAAAACTACGGGGTTAACTTCACGGATTACAAACGCCATAGCTTGATGCGACGAGTCGGGCAGCGAATGAAATTTGTTGGGATATCAAGCTATAAGGATTATATCGAATACATAAAAGCGTATCCAGAAGAGCCAAAAGCTCTGTTTGAGTTCTTACCCGTTAATTACACGCATTTTTTCAGAGATGCAGAGACTTGGGATTATATTGCTACCCAAGTTATTCCGCAGATTCTTGATAATAAAAAATCTGATGATTTAATTAAGGTTTGGAGTGCTGGGTGTGCATCTGGAGAAGAAGTTTATACCCTAGCAATTTTACTAATTGAAGCCTTGGGAGTCGAACAATTTAACCAGCAAGTTCGGATTTATGGAACGGATATCGATCCAGAAGCGATCGAGCTTGCTCGTCAGGGCAGATACTGTAAAAATAAAATTATGGGAGTTCCCCCGGCTTTCCGAGAACGATACTTTGAAAAAATCGATCAAAACTATATCTTTCGCAAGGAATTACGGCAGCCAATCATCTTCGCCCAGAGGAGCCTGCTTGACGATGCTCCTATTTCTAAAGTGGACTTATTGGTGTGTCGCAATACGTTGATATATTTTAACATCAGGGGACAAAATCGAGTTTTATATCGCCTTCATTTTGGGTTAAAGGATACTGGATTTTTAGTTTTAGGCAATCAAGAAAAACCAAATTCTGGAATTGACAATATTTTCTTTTCTACATTCAGCCAGAAACATCGGCTTTATAATAAGCTTTCAATATCTTATTCAGCTCACCAATTAATTGAAGCATTTCAACAGAGGAAACCTAGAGAGTTGTAA
- a CDS encoding Crp/Fnr family transcriptional regulator — MSHHNRLLTALPREVSEKFAPHLKLVSLERGKILHLPGEIIRDVYFPLDCLISITITMKDGSTAETGVIGNREMLGVNAFMGGRETTQTEYIVQIAGSAMKMDAAVLLDEFDHNKEVRDLMLRYTQALIAQISQTTACNRLHLLEQRFGRWLLESQTRMESDKLLLTQEFLGHMLGVRRAGVTQAAQKFQEKRLIDYSRGRVQIIDQQGLEAACCECFETVKDEYDRLLGLK; from the coding sequence ATGAGTCATCACAACCGGCTGCTTACTGCCTTGCCTCGTGAAGTATCCGAGAAATTCGCTCCCCATTTAAAGCTAGTCTCCCTAGAGCGAGGCAAAATTCTCCACCTTCCAGGCGAGATTATCCGCGATGTCTATTTTCCCCTTGATTGCCTGATTTCCATCACCATCACCATGAAAGACGGTTCTACCGCTGAGACGGGTGTAATTGGCAATCGAGAAATGCTGGGTGTCAACGCCTTTATGGGGGGCAGGGAAACCACGCAGACGGAATATATCGTACAGATTGCTGGCAGCGCGATGAAGATGGATGCGGCAGTGCTGCTGGATGAGTTTGATCACAATAAGGAAGTGCGGGATTTAATGCTGCGTTATACCCAAGCGCTAATCGCGCAGATATCGCAAACAACCGCCTGCAACCGACTTCACCTTTTGGAACAACGCTTTGGACGTTGGCTGCTAGAATCCCAAACCCGAATGGAATCGGACAAGCTGTTGCTGACGCAGGAGTTCCTTGGGCATATGCTGGGCGTGCGCCGTGCCGGTGTCACCCAAGCCGCCCAAAAGTTCCAAGAAAAGCGTCTGATCGACTACAGCCGGGGGCGCGTCCAGATTATCGACCAACAGGGACTAGAAGCAGCCTGCTGTGAGTGTTTCGAGACAGTCAAGGACGAATATGATCGCTTGCTAGGACTAAAATAA
- a CDS encoding PAS domain-containing protein: MNTTVFTQQVKVISDRLAHLYQGLNTSAALPPALLPSALKELGIVSERLQLAAKMLYQQNEQLLLADQTVKTERQRYQELLEFIPDPCLLTDATGIIQETNRAAAELLNLPQTLVIGQSLTAFIAPETRKQFQTQLQQFQQSPWKQQCQLNLQPRHDIAFKVNAVVESSRPAIDEPLTLRWLLCRHKDDSRGETLEASNSNAELNYSVQVYYKGEAIPLNPQIIWQVRSGLVKLTTFSDNGQEVLVGLAGAEAPFGPSLTALPLYEATALSDTELCSIPLADFESSPTLRQRLLPQISSRLKQTELLLTVYGQTRVADRLYSLLQLLKQEVGEPVANGTRLSVRLTHEELATACCTTRVTVTRLLSKLQQQKKLSLDSQHHLILKR, encoded by the coding sequence ATGAACACAACGGTCTTTACACAACAGGTTAAAGTGATCTCTGATCGCTTAGCACACCTGTATCAAGGACTTAATACCTCTGCTGCACTACCGCCGGCACTCCTGCCTTCTGCCCTAAAAGAACTTGGCATTGTCTCTGAACGGCTTCAGCTGGCAGCCAAAATGCTGTACCAACAGAATGAACAGTTATTATTAGCTGACCAGACGGTAAAAACCGAACGCCAGCGATATCAAGAATTGTTAGAGTTTATCCCCGATCCTTGCCTGCTAACCGATGCAACGGGAATCATTCAGGAAACTAATCGGGCGGCTGCGGAATTGCTCAACCTTCCTCAAACCCTAGTGATCGGTCAGTCTCTCACCGCTTTTATCGCGCCCGAAACGCGCAAACAATTTCAAACTCAGTTGCAGCAGTTTCAGCAAAGTCCCTGGAAACAGCAGTGCCAGCTAAATTTGCAGCCACGTCACGATATTGCTTTTAAAGTCAACGCTGTCGTTGAGAGCAGCCGGCCCGCAATTGACGAACCCCTGACTCTGCGCTGGTTGCTGTGCCGGCACAAAGATGACAGCCGAGGGGAAACCTTGGAAGCATCTAACAGTAATGCCGAGCTGAACTATTCTGTGCAGGTTTATTACAAAGGAGAAGCCATTCCCCTCAACCCTCAGATCATTTGGCAGGTGCGTTCAGGATTGGTGAAATTAACCACATTTTCAGATAACGGTCAAGAAGTTTTGGTTGGCTTAGCGGGTGCTGAGGCTCCTTTTGGCCCTAGCTTGACTGCCTTGCCACTTTATGAAGCAACTGCCCTCAGCGATACTGAGCTGTGCAGCATTCCCTTGGCTGACTTTGAGTCTTCTCCTACACTCAGACAGCGCCTTTTGCCACAAATTAGCAGCCGGCTCAAACAAACTGAATTGCTGCTAACGGTTTACGGACAAACACGAGTTGCAGATCGCCTGTACAGCTTATTACAGCTGTTAAAACAAGAAGTTGGGGAACCTGTAGCAAATGGCACTCGGCTAAGCGTTCGTCTCACCCATGAAGAGTTAGCCACTGCCTGCTGCACAACTAGAGTCACCGTCACCCGGTTACTGAGCAAACTTCAGCAGCAAAAGAAACTGAGCCTAGACTCCCAGCATCACTTAATTTTGAAACGATAA
- a CDS encoding DUF389 domain-containing protein, giving the protein MRQLLIQVPRGCGNDVLDIAKACNGANLAQIEATGIDEPLDLVIVHVSNGKVEELLEKLESIPKLHITLQPQGVIALKPPASEAAQQVTNVEARSPVEVFLSGLQSVGSWKGFLAYAACGGVIVWIGLFTSTSYLLVAAMLIAPFAGPAMNVALATARGDGTLLKRGLMRYFAALAVTIAVTWALSLILRQETVTAQMSATSTVSSVALLLPLIAGGAGALNLVQSERSSLVSGAATGMLVAASLAPPAGLVGMASAMGQWDLAINGVFVLLLQLVGINISGALVFRLFGLSAKGARYDRGKKWAFPAILAATVAGLAGLLTWQFSTSPQLQRSSIAQRANSEIQQIVNNSGLADLVEADVRFTRPHIKGQNTVLGTVYVQRRQGITQSSVEIKSRLTSQIQKQLQNQDFNITPLIDVSVLDSPN; this is encoded by the coding sequence ATGCGTCAACTACTAATCCAGGTTCCCCGTGGGTGCGGGAATGATGTTCTGGATATTGCCAAAGCTTGTAACGGAGCGAATCTTGCCCAAATTGAAGCAACCGGAATCGATGAACCACTGGACTTGGTGATCGTTCACGTCTCCAACGGAAAAGTTGAGGAACTGCTCGAAAAGTTAGAATCCATTCCAAAATTGCACATCACGTTGCAGCCGCAAGGGGTGATCGCCCTCAAGCCACCGGCTTCGGAAGCCGCGCAGCAAGTCACGAATGTGGAAGCACGCAGTCCCGTCGAAGTGTTTCTCTCCGGTTTGCAAAGTGTAGGTTCATGGAAAGGCTTTTTGGCCTATGCAGCTTGTGGCGGGGTTATTGTTTGGATCGGCTTATTTACGAGTACAAGCTACCTTTTGGTGGCTGCGATGCTGATTGCGCCATTTGCAGGGCCGGCGATGAATGTAGCGCTCGCTACAGCACGGGGCGATGGAACGTTGCTCAAACGAGGTTTGATGCGATATTTTGCAGCCTTGGCAGTGACGATCGCCGTGACGTGGGCGCTGAGTCTGATTCTGCGGCAAGAAACAGTAACCGCCCAAATGTCTGCCACCAGTACAGTTTCGTCTGTGGCGCTGCTGCTGCCACTGATTGCCGGTGGGGCTGGGGCGCTCAATTTAGTGCAATCGGAACGAAGCAGCCTTGTCTCAGGTGCGGCAACTGGAATGCTGGTTGCGGCTTCCCTAGCACCTCCTGCCGGCCTGGTTGGGATGGCAAGCGCAATGGGCCAGTGGGATCTGGCAATTAATGGGGTGTTTGTACTGTTGCTGCAACTGGTGGGGATTAATATTTCAGGTGCCTTAGTGTTCCGCCTTTTCGGGCTGTCTGCAAAAGGTGCGCGTTATGATCGCGGGAAAAAATGGGCATTTCCAGCCATTCTAGCCGCTACAGTGGCAGGACTGGCCGGCTTGCTAACGTGGCAGTTTTCCACTTCACCTCAGTTACAGCGTTCTAGTATTGCTCAACGAGCGAATAGTGAGATTCAACAAATCGTTAACAACAGCGGTTTGGCAGACTTGGTGGAGGCAGATGTTCGTTTTACCCGCCCACACATTAAAGGTCAAAACACGGTTCTCGGCACCGTCTACGTTCAGCGCCGGCAAGGAATCACCCAGTCATCTGTGGAAATAAAATCTCGTCTCACCAGCCAGATTCAAAAGCAATTACAGAATCAAGACTTCAATATCACACCTTTGATAGATGTCAGTGTTCTTGACTCTCCAAATTAA
- a CDS encoding ABC transporter substrate-binding protein — MIAQWWRWLCVIFLSLNLLIISGCQTFPNASVSGEAKQVIHLTLWHGINPPPNRDVFQKLVDKFNKTHPNIQVESLYVGQADQQLAKILTAVVGNAPPDILWFSPMLTGQLLELGAIRPVEDWLNQSPLQSDIDPVMFESMNLDSHTWSIPMGTNNLGVFYRPSLFKAAGITQLPRTWEEFRQVARKLTQDKNGDGRPDQHGIILSLGKGEWTVFTWLPFMYSAGGELLQGDQPNLVNKGAISALQLWSDMVKEGSAILSAPERGYEQDDFIAGRVAMQLTGPWTLGYLPQAGIDFDVMPVPVLEKPAAVMGGENLFVMKTLPAREQAAWEFLQYVLTEEFQTQWALGTGYLPINLKARKSKAYQAFITQQPTLKVFLEQMKWTRSRPIIPGYSRLSDSLGRAIEATLLGGAPKEALENSQKRLNLILN, encoded by the coding sequence ATGATTGCTCAGTGGTGGCGTTGGTTGTGTGTAATTTTCCTCAGTCTCAATTTGCTGATTATCAGTGGCTGTCAAACCTTCCCAAATGCGTCTGTCAGCGGGGAGGCAAAGCAAGTCATTCATCTGACGCTATGGCATGGCATCAACCCGCCACCCAACCGGGATGTGTTTCAAAAGTTGGTCGATAAGTTTAATAAAACGCATCCCAACATTCAAGTTGAATCACTTTATGTGGGGCAAGCCGATCAACAATTAGCGAAAATTCTCACGGCTGTGGTTGGCAATGCGCCGCCGGATATTCTGTGGTTTTCACCCATGCTCACCGGCCAGTTGTTAGAATTGGGAGCAATTCGACCTGTGGAAGATTGGTTGAATCAATCGCCCCTACAGTCTGACATTGATCCGGTCATGTTTGAAAGCATGAACTTGGACAGTCATACTTGGTCTATCCCAATGGGGACGAATAATCTTGGAGTGTTTTACCGGCCTAGTTTATTTAAAGCAGCCGGCATTACTCAATTACCCCGAACTTGGGAAGAATTTCGGCAAGTCGCCCGCAAATTGACGCAAGATAAAAATGGAGATGGCCGGCCTGACCAGCATGGGATAATTTTATCTCTAGGCAAAGGTGAATGGACAGTTTTCACCTGGTTGCCTTTTATGTATAGTGCCGGTGGAGAATTGTTGCAAGGCGACCAACCTAATTTAGTTAATAAGGGGGCGATCTCCGCCTTGCAATTGTGGTCAGATATGGTAAAAGAAGGATCGGCTATACTTTCCGCGCCAGAACGAGGTTATGAACAAGATGATTTTATTGCCGGCAGGGTGGCAATGCAATTAACCGGCCCTTGGACATTAGGTTATTTGCCCCAGGCAGGGATTGATTTTGATGTGATGCCGGTGCCGGTGTTAGAGAAACCGGCTGCCGTCATGGGTGGGGAAAATTTATTTGTCATGAAAACACTGCCGGCACGAGAACAAGCGGCTTGGGAATTTTTACAGTATGTTTTAACTGAAGAATTTCAAACGCAATGGGCTTTGGGCACTGGCTATTTACCGATTAACTTAAAAGCGAGAAAAAGCAAAGCTTATCAAGCTTTTATCACCCAACAACCGACGCTCAAAGTATTTCTAGAGCAAATGAAATGGACACGTTCGCGGCCTATCATTCCCGGCTACTCTCGCTTATCTGACAGCTTGGGAAGGGCAATTGAAGCAACGTTATTAGGGGGCGCACCTAAAGAAGCTTTAGAAAATTCTCAAAAGCGCTTAAATTTGATTTTAAATTGA
- a CDS encoding alpha/beta hydrolase produces MSLDVITIPPASGQPPVGLIIVLHGWGANAQDLASVVPVLNLPDYQFLCPNAPFTHPRMPRGKAWYNLEREDYKGLAESRQILTDWLKSLESTTGVPLSRTILCGFSQGAAMTMDVGLTLPLAGLICLSGYLHPNPQPAKTSTPVLIIHGRQDYMVPLRAAQQTRDTLTALGLPVQYQEYDMGHEIVPAAIVLMRSFIVETVSNTR; encoded by the coding sequence CTGTCACTAGACGTTATCACCATCCCACCGGCAAGCGGTCAACCCCCTGTTGGCTTAATCATTGTGTTGCATGGCTGGGGTGCCAATGCTCAAGATTTGGCATCTGTGGTGCCGGTGTTGAATTTACCGGATTACCAGTTTCTGTGCCCAAATGCCCCCTTTACTCACCCCCGGATGCCTAGGGGCAAAGCCTGGTACAACTTGGAACGAGAAGATTACAAGGGACTTGCAGAAAGCCGGCAAATATTAACAGATTGGTTAAAATCCCTCGAAAGCACGACCGGCGTTCCCCTTTCGCGCACAATTTTATGCGGATTTTCTCAGGGTGCGGCAATGACGATGGATGTGGGATTAACCTTACCCCTTGCCGGTTTAATCTGTCTCAGTGGCTATTTGCATCCAAACCCTCAGCCGGCTAAGACTTCCACGCCGGTTTTGATCATACATGGCCGGCAAGACTATATGGTGCCACTGCGGGCTGCCCAGCAAACACGAGACACTTTAACGGCTTTAGGATTGCCGGTGCAGTATCAAGAATACGACATGGGGCATGAAATTGTGCCGGCTGCCATTGTTCTGATGCGAAGTTTTATTGTGGAAACGGTGTCGAATACCCGCTAA
- a CDS encoding DUF2555 domain-containing protein, translating to MVTSSIFKQEIATLTSDDVAKLAVRLEKDEYTDAFEGLNDWHLLRAIAFQRPELVEPYIYLLDMEAYDEA from the coding sequence ATGGTAACTTCGAGCATTTTCAAGCAAGAAATCGCTACTCTGACATCAGATGATGTAGCGAAACTGGCTGTACGCCTAGAGAAAGATGAGTATACGGATGCCTTTGAGGGGCTAAATGATTGGCATCTTTTGCGTGCCATCGCATTTCAACGTCCAGAACTCGTTGAACCTTACATCTACCTCCTGGATATGGAAGCTTATGACGAAGCTTGA